A segment of the Mercurialis annua linkage group LG4, ddMerAnnu1.2, whole genome shotgun sequence genome:
AAAAACAGCATTTTTCTTAGACTAGTTCCAAAGTCCATTCTATAGGCAACTAATCACCAAATCCTTAACAATTGGATTCCAATATTATCTAACGGTacacaaagaaaagaaaatgatatAAACATATCCAAATTAACATAAGAAAGAGATGGATTAATAATTTGGTTTTTTATTTGAGAGTGGGTTAATAATTTAGTTAAGTAGCTTTATATCTAATACATTTTGAAAgaagtttaatatataatttgattcCTAAATTTATatccttttacttttttaatctctaaatttaaCGATTCACtcatgaacttgttaaataattctATTTGTAGAAAATTGTGTATACAGAAGGGTtcaatgtttatttatttatcacgGATTTTGAACGTTATAATGCTACGCAGCTGTGGCAACTTGAGACTCTTCTCCTACAGAAGGACACGTATCAGAACTACAGTCAAGCACTAAGCTACACCAGCCAAGCTTTGAGCGAAAGCCTAAGAAAAAGAGGGTCAATAATCTACTTTTTACAAGAGAATTGGAGAAGAGTTTGGGTTTTGGCATTATGGATGATGATAATGATTGCATTATTCACATGGAAATTCTTTCAATATAAGCAAAAAAGTGCTTACCAAGTCATGGGTCATTGTCTACTCACAGCTAAAGGTGCAGCCGAAACATTGAAGCTCAACATGGCCATTATTCTTTTGCCAGTCTGCAGAAACACAATCACTTGGCTCCGCTCCACCAGATTGGGTTACTTTGTTCCCTTTGACGACAACATCAATTTTCACAAGGTACATAACAATGTCGAAGACTGAGtttacggaggggttcaatgtttacttATTTATCACCGGTTACGATACACATTTTCCTAATTCTACTTGATTAATACAAATGTGGCAGACTATTGCAGCAGCAACTGTAATCGGTGTCGTTCTCCATGCTGGAAGCCATCTTGCCTGTGATTTTCCAAggattatgaactcatctcagacAGACTATAGTAAGTACTTACGTGATGACTTCGGAGAAAATAAACCTTCATATGGTGAATTGGTGAGAGGAGTTGAAGGTGTGACAGGAATTCTAATGGTTATCTTAATGGCAATTGCATTTACACTTGCAACAACATGGTTTAGACGCAGCCTTATTAAGTTTCCAAAGCCCTTCGATAGGCTTACTGGGTATAATGCATTTTGGTACTCACATCACCTATTTGTTCTTGTATATGTGCTTCTCATCATTCATGGTATATTCCTCTATTTAGTCCACAACTGGTACAAAAAGACGGTAAACTCCGAAATCTTTAAATTCTTTAACAACATTGAGTTTTGACTTGAAAAGTTTAAGAATTGAAGTTGAGTTCATCTTTTGCAGACATGGATGTATCTTGCTGTTCCGGTTTTACTATATGCCGGAGAAAGAGCCTTGAGATTCTTTCGGTCTGGCTTTTACTCTGTCCAGCTCCGTAAGGTGAGCGTAAAGTTAAACCTGTAAAGACATCAAgtatttagtttgatttgtaCACGGTATGTAAGTTTGTTTTCTCATACATAAACAGGTTGCAATTTATCCTGGAAATGTGCTCACATTGCAAATGTCAAAGCCTCCCCAGTTTCGATACAAAAGCGGGCAATACATGTTTGTTCAGTGTCCTGCTGTTTCTCCATTAGAATGGTATATCAGTTGCAATTTGTGCCCTGAACTTGTTGAGTTCTATGTTTGGAGGTTCCGTAATTCTATTTGTGGAAATATTTCTGAAACTTCGAAAGTTTATGCTAGTAACTTCCGGGGGCACTAAACCTGTCAAACACTattgcttctttttttttcttccgaGGATCTTGTTCGAGATGTGGCTTATTAggctataattttaaaatgcaGGCACCCATTTTCCATAACTTCTGCTCCTGATGATGACTACCTTAGTGTTCACATAAGGGAGCTTGGTGATTGGACTCAAGAGCTTAAAATGGTATTCTCGGAAGCTTGTGAACGTCCTGTAGCCGATGAGAGCGGGCTTCTCAGGGCTGATGAAACTACCAACAGTTTGCCAAAGCTATTAATAGATGGGCCTTATGGTGCTCCAGCACAAGATTACAGGAAATATGATGTGCTATTACTGGTCGGACTTGGAATTGGAGCAACACCATTCATCAGCATTCTGAAAGATTTGCTGAATAACATTGTCAAAATGCAGGAGCAGGCAGTAAGCAATTACTATAATTCTGTTTAGTCTTGTCCAATAAAACATTAGATTTTTCCTTGTAATGTTTGAGATTCTGATAAGTATGTTTCAGGATTTAAACTCCCCGAAACGTAAAACGACACTCAAGACCACCAATGCTTATTTCTACTGGGTAACTAGGGAGCAAGGCTCTTTCGATTGGTTCAAAGGGGTCATGAATGAAACAGCAGATCTTGATCAAAGGgtataatagttattttaactttaaatcttgttttttccgaactttttttataattggaatcCACGATCGAGCAGTTTGCTATCCAGCGCGTATAGTATTCGATAAGTAGCTATTTGTATGAATTCCAGGGTGTAATTGAAATGCACAATTACTTGACCAGTGTGTATGAAGAAGGTGATGCCAGATCTACCCTCATCACAATGGTTCAAGCTCTAAACCATGCCAAAAATGGCGTGGACATTGTTTCTGGCACCAGGGTAagattttgtttaa
Coding sequences within it:
- the LOC126677995 gene encoding respiratory burst oxidase homolog protein A-like — encoded protein: MRPVLPKHGRRWASDTVPCKTTLSSGGTSPGGGSSTTDSLEMEFVEVTFDLQDDNTIILQSLEPAASTVINVETTPVVLSVSAPISRSETMMRRSSNRFLQFSQDLKAELRNFSWSRGQASKALSNRFETALAARALRKQRAQLDRTRSDAHKALRGLKFMSNKSNGVDAWNEVQCNFDKLAKDGFLYRADFAQCIRMRDSKEFALELFDALSRRRTLKVEKISREQLHEFWSQFTDQSFDSRLQIFFDMMDKNNNGRINEEEVKEIIMLSASANKLSRLKEQAEEYAALIMEELDPERLGYIELWQLETLLLQKDTYQNYSQALSYTSQALSESLRKRGSIIYFLQENWRRVWVLALWMMIMIALFTWKFFQYKQKSAYQVMGHCLLTAKGAAETLKLNMAIILLPVCRNTITWLRSTRLGYFVPFDDNINFHKTIAAATVIGVVLHAGSHLACDFPRIMNSSQTDYSKYLRDDFGENKPSYGELVRGVEGVTGILMVILMAIAFTLATTWFRRSLIKFPKPFDRLTGYNAFWYSHHLFVLVYVLLIIHGIFLYLVHNWYKKTTWMYLAVPVLLYAGERALRFFRSGFYSVQLRKVAIYPGNVLTLQMSKPPQFRYKSGQYMFVQCPAVSPLEWHPFSITSAPDDDYLSVHIRELGDWTQELKMVFSEACERPVADESGLLRADETTNSLPKLLIDGPYGAPAQDYRKYDVLLLVGLGIGATPFISILKDLLNNIVKMQEQADLNSPKRKTTLKTTNAYFYWVTREQGSFDWFKGVMNETADLDQRGVIEMHNYLTSVYEEGDARSTLITMVQALNHAKNGVDIVSGTRVRTHFARPKWKRVFSKLCSKHSNERIGVFYCGAPVLAEELSKLCYDFNQKGSTKFEFHKEHF